The Deltaproteobacteria bacterium DNA segment TCCACTCCTTCTACATACCAGATGTCGATGATCTTGAGGATCTCCGTCTCCGGGGCTACCAGGGTCTTGATCATCTTCCCTGTCAGTCGTCTCAAGGTATCCACTGTGACCACATCAAAGGGGTCCACGACCGCCACGGTGAGTTCATTGTCCTCTATGAGCAAGGGGGCAACCCTATGTCTCTGGGCAATCTCTTTGGGTACCATCTTGAGGGCCGCCGGATCGGGTATGACATCAGCAAGGGAAGAGAGGTGGGTCACCCCTACATCTTCGGAGAGGACAGAACCCAGTTCCTTTTGGCTGAGAAAACCGGAATCCACCAGGATCTCTCCCAGGAGCACACCGGTGCTCTTTTGGATCTCTAAGCCGATCCGAAGCTGTTCAGGGGTGATAAGACCCCTCTTCAATAACTTTTCCCCTAATCTCTTGCCAGGTTTCTTTTCCATAGTTGCCCATCCTCAATTTTTCAATGTGAGGCCTCTTGAAATCCCTATACTTGGAACATCCCCTAACCCTAAACAGGGGCAGCTCCTAAACTTCCCCACATTTGAATCCGAGCCGCAGGAAAATCGACCGTGCATCCATCGTGGTGAAGTCGAGCCGGCTGAATTCATTTTTTTTGTATCCCTTCACCTTAAGTATCACTTCGAGTAACTGTTTGGGCGGAAACCGCCTTCCATTCACTTCCACGTAATGCTTACGAATGACTTCTGGACTACACACCCGAACTACGGCTTCTACATCTTTGGGATAAAGCTCCAACTCTTCGCCGCGAAGTATGAATCTCACCATTCCCTCCTATTATATTTTTATATTATTATCTTTCTTAAGCATATTTTATGCCAACATGAGAGGCCTTTTGGTTTTTCATAACTATTGATTTTTAAAAAATAATCGAGCGCAAAGATTGTTAAGCAAAAATAGAGATGAAACCGAAGCGTCCTAAAATTGTCCTTTTAAGTGACAAAAACGTCCACTATCACGTAAGCACTTGTTCTGATCGTGCAATCCTAACCTTTTATTTCGCTGTAGAAACAGTGATGAGAGAAAGTTCTTACAACTGTACGTCTCTGGGAGGCAGAGATGACTCTGATCAAGACCCACCCTCAGATCGGATATGACATATTGAAGACAATAGAATTCCCATGGCCAATTGCCGAAATTGTGCTTCAACATCACGAAAGGATGGATGGCCC contains these protein-coding regions:
- a CDS encoding HD domain-containing protein, giving the protein MTLIKTHPQIGYDILKTIEFPWPIAEIVLQHHERMDGPGYPLGLLGEEILLEARVIGVADVVEAMSSERPHRVAP